From Pirellulales bacterium:
AGGATGGCTTGTTGATTGAGCAACTGCAGCGGGGGAATGAAATGCTACAACAACGCCAAAAAGAAGTCCTGGACAACAATTACAAGGCTCCCGCCCCCGCGGCGGTCAAGGCGGGGAAGGCGTTTTAGGCCAAACGCCCCCAACCCCGCAAAAAAGTGTTTGCCGCACGAATCTCATGCACCCATTGCCGCGATTTGCGTAAATCGCGGCATTTTTTATTGCCAGCAGCTTACTGCATATTATGTTTTTTTCCATCTAATTCTCATAACCGTTGCATTTTTTGCAAAGGTAATTAACAATTTAACTTAAAGCTTGAATGTGCATTACGCAGACAGTCACAACAACGCTAAATCGCTTCACAAACTGACCTTGTACTCTAAATATTGAAGCGAATCCTTCCGGGCATCTAACCTTTCATCGTCTATCCAACCTGTATTTGCATTTTTAAATTTTTATTTCTCCTAACCCCGATTGGCCCCGCTAATGAACTCGACCATCATGAATCGCACCTCTTTGACACCCCTGGTTGTGTCATTTTTGTCCCAGTGCCTGCGCTCGACAGTTACGGCGGCACTGTTGCTGGGCGGGGTTACCCTATCATCGGCCAGCGCGGCCATCATTCAGTTTGACACGCTCCCGCTGGCAAACATCGATGGCGAGCCTGTCAAAGCCCGCGCCACCTTTACCACCTCCACCGACAGCATCTCGATCCTCATCGAAAATTTGCAGGCCGACCCCAACAGCGTCAAGCAGGTCATTTACGACCTCCAGTTTTTGGTGACAACCGGCCAAAACAGCGGCACCATCGACTCGATTACGGCGGTTGAACGTTCCATTGCCAATGGCGGCAGTTATGCCGATGGGCCCGTCATGGCCCGCACCGGCGCCTTGATTGACTGGAACCTGAACACGGTGGGGACATATTTACATCTTGATCGGCTGACGGTCGCGGGACAAAAGAAGCACGGCATCATCGGTCCCCCCAAGAGCCCAGAAAACTTGTACGTGGATGCCAATAACTCCATTACCGGCGCCACCCACAATCCATTCTTTGGCGGTTCCGCCACATTCTTGCTGAATGTCCCGGGGGTCACGTCGGCATCCTCGATCAAGGATGTCAGTTTTTCCTTTAACACAACGCCCGGCAGCAATGTTCCCGGCGTTGTGCCAGAACCTGGCGTCTACGCCGCACTGGGACTCTTGCTCCCCTTTGTGGCATGGCGGATGCGGCGGGCCTAACCCACCACCTGTCCCTCCGGCAGCTTGATTGACAATAATTTTTATCTGCCCGGCCAGCCGTTTTAACCCCCGGTGGCCGGGCGTTTTTTTTGTGCGATCCGCGGGCTTGCCGACGTTTCCCGGCCTTTGTCCCGGTCTGCTGCCCTTTTCCAGTCAATCATGCTAAAATAATGGCTTACGACACATCGTTCCGTGTGGCCAGCCATGCAATTTGAACATTTGGGACCGTACAAAATCGGCAAACGCCTGGGCCGCGGCGGCATGGGGACCGTGTACGAAGCGGTCAACACCCAAACAGGCGAATCAGCGGCGATCAAAGTGCTAAATCCCGCCCTGGCCGATGAAGAGGGATTTCGCGACCGTTTTGCCGTGGAGATCGAAACCCTCAAAAAGCTGCGCCATCCGCAGGTTGTACGGTTGTACGGTTTTGGCGAGCATCAGGGGATTTTGTACTATGCCATGGAATTGGTCAGCGGTTCTAACCTGGAGGACGAACTGCAAAACGGCCGCCGATTTACCTGGCGCGAAACCACCCAGGCGGGCATCAAGCTCAGCCGCGCTCTCAAGCTGGCCCATGATCACGGGATCATCCACCGCGATCTTAAGCCGGCGAATATTTTGTTAACTCCCGATGGCGATATTAAACTGACGGATTTTGGCATTGCGCGGTTGTTCGGGGGGATGAATCTTACCAGCGACGGCGGGTTGATTGGTACGGCGGAATACATGTCCCCGGAGCAGGCCGAGGGAAAACCCGTCACTTACCAGTCGGATCTTTACAGCCTGGGGGGGGTGCTGTTTGCTATGCTGGCGGGTCGGCCACCATTCCGGGCTAAATCACTCCCCGAAGTTTTGCAAATGCAGCGTTTTGCCGAGGCTCCCCGCGCCACTCAATACGCCCAGGATGTGCCGGCCGCGTTGGCGGATATTATTGCCCGGTTGCTCAGCAAAGCCCCCGCCGCGCGCGCGGCGAATGCGGGACTTTTGGCGCGGGAATTGGCCGCGATGGAGCATGGCCTCTTGGCCCGTTCACAACGCGAAAATGAATCTCCGGCCATCGGTTTTTCGATTTCGCATTCCGAGACACTGCCGGGTGATCCGCAAGGGGAAATTGACTCGCAGCAGCCGACTCGTCTGGCGGATGCCGCAACCGAATTACCCCCCAAGCGGCCGGTCTCTCCCACGGACGCCACCGCGATCCTGGATGAAAAAACAATCGGCCGACCGGCGCAGGGATACGGCACCTTTGTCGAAGGTGTAGCGCAACCCGCTCCCGCGGCGCTGATCAACCGCTTTACTACCGTCGAAGAAGAAGAACAGCGACGCCGCCAACACGCGTTGGCGACCGACCGGCGCAACTTCTTTCTGCAAAGCCTGGCCCTGGGGGGAGCGCTCCTCTTGCTCTTGGGAATGATTGGCTGGATCATGCGCCCCCTCTCGGCGGATCAACTGTTTGAGCGGATCTCCTTGGCGGCCCATTCGGATAATTCCGGCGATCTGCTGGAGCAAGAATCCTTGCTGACCCAGTTCTTACAACGGTTTCCGGACGATCCCCGCCTTGCCCAAGTTAAAAAGTGGCAGGAAGAACTGGATTTATTCCGCGCGGAAAAGCGATTTTTGATTCGTTCGCGCAGGATGGCCCGGGAGGAACAGCTCAGCCCGCTGATCCGCGATTATTTACTGATACTTCAAACCATGAATACCCAGCCCGAATTCGCCCTGGCCGAATTGCGGGCAATTCGGCAATTGTACGGTACGTTACCCCAACCCACCGCCGAAGAGCGGCAATGCCTGGAGTTGATTAACCGGCAAATCACCACCCTCCAAGAAGAAGAGCGAACGATCATTGCCGAGTACGTCATAATGTTGCAGGCGCGATTGGCCGCAGCCCGTCAAATGAGCGTTACCCAACCCGATCAAGCGGCCGAAATCTGCGCGGGGCTTATCACCTTGTATAAAAACCGTCCCTGGGCGATATCCTTTGTGCGCCAAGCGGAGGAATTGCTGGACCGACTCCCCCCCTTAAAGACAGGCCCCGGCGGCCCAGAAACCGTTTCCCCGCCAGTGACGTTACCCTCGGCCGAGACGGGTACTACCACAGCGGATAAAAAGAATTCACAACAGTAACATTTATGCCCGCCGATTTTGGTTATCCCGTGACCCGCTTACGCCGCTTGCGGCAGCATCCTGGACTGCGCGACCTGACCGCGGATGTCCGCCTGCACCCCCGCAATTTGGTTTTGCCCTTGTTTGTGCGCGCCGGAGCCAATCTCCGTCAAGAAATCCCTCCGCTTCCCGGACATGCGCAGCTTTCTCCGGATTTGATCGCCGAGGAGGCCCGAGCCGCCGCGCAACTTGGCCTGGGGGGGGTGTTGTTATTTGGGATTCCCGCCACCAAGGACGCCGAAGGGAGCTCCGCCTGGGATGCCCATGGTCCGGTACCGACGGCCATCGCCCGTATCAAGGAGGCCGCGCCGGATTTGCCGGTCATTACCGATTTGTGCTGCTGCGAATATACCGATCATGGCCACTGCGGCATTCTCAAGGATACCCACGGACGCTGGGACATGGATAATGATGCCACGCTGGAATTACTGGCGCGGCAGGCGGTTTGCCATGCGCGGGCGGGAGTGGACGTCATTGCCCCCAGCGGCATGGTGGATGGCATGGTGGGCGTCATTCGCGCTGCCTTGGACAGTTCCGGATTTAGCCACATACCCATTTTGAGTTACGCGGTAAAATATGCCAGCGCGTTTTATGGACCGTTTCGCGTTGCGGCGGAAAGCGCCCCCATGCTGGGGGATCGCCGCGGTTACCAAATGTCCCCGGCGGCCCAGCCAGGCCAAGCCGTGCGCGAGGCGGAACTGGACCTGCGGGAAGGGGCGGACATGCTGATGGTCAAACCGGGACTCCCCTACTTGGATATTCTAGCTTTATTATCCCGTCATTTTCCCGGTGTCCCGCTAGCCGCTTACCACGTTTCGGGCGAATACAGCAGCGTGTGCGCGGCGGCCAGGGCTGGTTGGCTGGACGAACGGGCTTGCGCGCTCGAAAGCCTAACCGCGCTGCGGCGCGCGGGAGCGGGCATCTTGATTACCTATTGGGCCAAACAAGCGGCGCGGTGGTTGGCCGAATCAACTGTGTGACATCTTACCCTTAATTATCATTTTTTTGGCAAATCATAGACTTTCATGTCCCGCACTCGCAGCCATATCGCTTTTTCCCGCGCGCAACACGTCATCCCTGGCGGCGTCAATAGTCCCGCG
This genomic window contains:
- a CDS encoding serine/threonine-protein kinase, whose product is MQFEHLGPYKIGKRLGRGGMGTVYEAVNTQTGESAAIKVLNPALADEEGFRDRFAVEIETLKKLRHPQVVRLYGFGEHQGILYYAMELVSGSNLEDELQNGRRFTWRETTQAGIKLSRALKLAHDHGIIHRDLKPANILLTPDGDIKLTDFGIARLFGGMNLTSDGGLIGTAEYMSPEQAEGKPVTYQSDLYSLGGVLFAMLAGRPPFRAKSLPEVLQMQRFAEAPRATQYAQDVPAALADIIARLLSKAPAARAANAGLLARELAAMEHGLLARSQRENESPAIGFSISHSETLPGDPQGEIDSQQPTRLADAATELPPKRPVSPTDATAILDEKTIGRPAQGYGTFVEGVAQPAPAALINRFTTVEEEEQRRRQHALATDRRNFFLQSLALGGALLLLLGMIGWIMRPLSADQLFERISLAAHSDNSGDLLEQESLLTQFLQRFPDDPRLAQVKKWQEELDLFRAEKRFLIRSRRMAREEQLSPLIRDYLLILQTMNTQPEFALAELRAIRQLYGTLPQPTAEERQCLELINRQITTLQEEERTIIAEYVIMLQARLAAARQMSVTQPDQAAEICAGLITLYKNRPWAISFVRQAEELLDRLPPLKTGPGGPETVSPPVTLPSAETGTTTADKKNSQQ
- the hemB gene encoding porphobilinogen synthase; protein product: MPADFGYPVTRLRRLRQHPGLRDLTADVRLHPRNLVLPLFVRAGANLRQEIPPLPGHAQLSPDLIAEEARAAAQLGLGGVLLFGIPATKDAEGSSAWDAHGPVPTAIARIKEAAPDLPVITDLCCCEYTDHGHCGILKDTHGRWDMDNDATLELLARQAVCHARAGVDVIAPSGMVDGMVGVIRAALDSSGFSHIPILSYAVKYASAFYGPFRVAAESAPMLGDRRGYQMSPAAQPGQAVREAELDLREGADMLMVKPGLPYLDILALLSRHFPGVPLAAYHVSGEYSSVCAAARAGWLDERACALESLTALRRAGAGILITYWAKQAARWLAESTV